One window from the genome of Rariglobus hedericola encodes:
- a CDS encoding endonuclease/exonuclease/phosphatase family protein encodes MPPLRFFRVRFCFCFLAWMLGLVASLQADERIRIVAANLTSGNAQSYDAGHGGRILQGLQPDVVLVQEFNYLNHTTADLRAWVDANFGASFSYMREPNAGQIPNGVVSRYPILASGKWEDSNVSNRDFAWARIDIPGDRDLWVISVHLLTTSASNRNAEASQILNYITAQGIPAADYVVLGGDFNTVSNTEACIDTLSSYFVTSGSWPVDQAGNGGTNRNRDKPYDRVLADTDLNARKVPVVLGSQSFPNGLVFDSRVYSPLPSPVLESDSAATNMQHMAVVRDFMIPTTSAPAVPAIYSAANASGTAGQTFSYQIAATNTPTTFGASGLPSGLSVNTASGLISGTPAAAGNATVSLSATNASGTGTATLALTIVAAGSGGGGGQPGVELLREDFAALTTGSDTSSSGPSGTSQSTFAPNFPSTAQFFPAGGTVKLGSGSNVGSMTSKVLNLSGSGGAFTVSFKVKGWTAVEGDITVTVTGLIAQTVTYTNTLADGYVTKTLNFTGGTTNSTVTIATTAKRAFIDDVVVASAAIPATPTLATSGTLAAVNTIYGTASSTPTSFSVSGADLTAGILVTPPAGFEVSQTTGGASGYASTQTVGASGTVASTTIYVRLAASTAAGNYVGVVTCSSVSASSATVPVAASTVARRSLVVTAQDRSKPFGEVWSAGTSAFTASGLVSGQTIAAVVLSTVGGTAAYDAAGSYSIFPSNASGGSFTAANYSISYVQGTLTVTAPTFAEWADGLADATPAGDPDGDGMVNLLEYYQGLDPEVSDGLAPQIQFNGAELSFEYRHSKTANGVTGAVEWTTDLAGTAVWSDEEVTDELIETFDLYELRRATVPVTAAETKKFLRLRISQP; translated from the coding sequence ATGCCGCCTCTTCGTTTTTTCCGCGTTCGATTTTGTTTCTGTTTCCTGGCGTGGATGCTCGGGTTGGTCGCATCGCTGCAGGCGGACGAACGCATTCGCATCGTGGCGGCCAATCTCACCAGCGGTAACGCCCAGAGCTACGATGCTGGTCACGGCGGTCGGATCCTGCAGGGACTCCAGCCAGATGTCGTGCTGGTGCAGGAATTCAACTACCTGAACCACACGACGGCGGATCTCCGCGCGTGGGTGGACGCGAATTTCGGCGCATCGTTTTCCTACATGCGCGAGCCCAACGCCGGCCAGATCCCCAACGGCGTTGTGAGCCGCTACCCGATTCTCGCCTCTGGAAAATGGGAGGATTCCAATGTGAGCAATCGCGATTTCGCCTGGGCGCGGATCGATATTCCGGGCGACCGCGATCTGTGGGTGATCAGCGTGCACCTCCTCACCACCAGCGCCTCGAATCGCAACGCCGAGGCGTCGCAGATTCTCAACTACATCACGGCGCAGGGCATCCCGGCCGCTGATTACGTGGTGCTCGGCGGCGATTTTAACACCGTCAGCAACACCGAGGCGTGCATCGACACGCTGTCGTCTTACTTCGTGACCAGCGGTTCCTGGCCGGTCGATCAGGCGGGCAACGGCGGCACCAATCGCAACCGCGACAAGCCCTATGACCGCGTGCTGGCCGACACGGATCTGAACGCCCGCAAGGTCCCCGTGGTCCTCGGTTCGCAGAGCTTCCCCAACGGCCTCGTCTTCGACAGCCGCGTTTATTCGCCCTTGCCGTCGCCGGTGCTGGAGAGCGACAGCGCCGCGACCAACATGCAGCACATGGCGGTGGTGCGGGACTTCATGATTCCCACCACCAGCGCGCCGGCGGTTCCGGCGATCTACAGCGCCGCCAACGCCAGCGGCACGGCCGGACAGACGTTCAGTTATCAAATCGCGGCAACCAACACCCCGACAACATTCGGCGCCAGTGGTCTGCCGTCAGGGTTGAGCGTCAACACCGCCAGCGGCCTCATCTCCGGCACGCCAGCCGCGGCGGGCAATGCCACCGTCTCGCTCTCCGCGACCAACGCGAGCGGCACGGGCACGGCCACCCTGGCTCTCACCATCGTCGCCGCCGGCAGCGGCGGCGGGGGAGGGCAACCGGGCGTGGAGTTGCTGCGCGAGGATTTCGCGGCGCTGACGACCGGCAGCGACACGTCCAGCAGCGGCCCCAGCGGCACTTCGCAGAGCACCTTCGCGCCCAACTTTCCCTCCACCGCCCAGTTCTTTCCCGCTGGAGGCACGGTCAAACTGGGCAGCGGTTCAAACGTCGGTTCGATGACCAGCAAAGTTCTCAATCTCAGCGGCTCAGGCGGAGCCTTCACCGTGAGTTTCAAGGTCAAGGGATGGACCGCGGTTGAGGGCGATATCACGGTGACCGTCACCGGCCTGATCGCGCAAACGGTCACCTACACCAACACGCTTGCCGATGGTTACGTGACCAAGACGCTCAACTTCACGGGCGGCACGACCAACTCGACCGTCACCATCGCCACCACGGCGAAGCGGGCCTTTATCGACGACGTGGTGGTTGCCAGCGCCGCAATCCCCGCCACCCCGACGCTCGCCACCAGCGGCACGCTCGCGGCGGTGAACACCATCTATGGCACCGCTTCATCGACACCCACCAGCTTCAGTGTTTCCGGAGCAGATCTCACTGCGGGCATCCTCGTAACGCCGCCCGCGGGCTTCGAGGTTTCGCAGACGACCGGCGGCGCGTCCGGCTACGCCTCCACGCAAACCGTGGGCGCGTCGGGCACCGTGGCGTCCACGACGATTTACGTGCGCCTCGCGGCGAGCACCGCGGCGGGTAATTATGTGGGCGTGGTGACCTGTTCCAGTGTCAGCGCCTCATCGGCGACCGTGCCGGTGGCGGCCAGCACGGTTGCCCGCCGGTCTTTGGTCGTCACCGCGCAAGATCGCAGCAAGCCCTTCGGCGAAGTGTGGAGCGCGGGCACCTCCGCGTTCACGGCGTCGGGTCTCGTGTCAGGACAGACCATCGCCGCGGTTGTGCTCAGCACGGTCGGCGGCACGGCGGCCTACGATGCCGCAGGAAGCTATTCGATTTTCCCCTCGAATGCTTCCGGCGGCAGTTTCACCGCCGCCAACTATAGTATTTCCTACGTGCAAGGCACGCTGACGGTGACCGCTCCGACCTTCGCGGAGTGGGCCGACGGACTGGCCGACGCCACCCCAGCAGGTGATCCCGATGGCGACGGCATGGTCAATCTCCTCGAGTATTATCAAGGGCTCGACCCCGAGGTGTCGGACGGCCTTGCGCCGCAGATCCAGTTCAACGGGGCCGAGCTGTCTTTCGAGTATCGTCACAGCAAGACGGCCAACGGCGTGACCGGCGCCGTGGAATGGACCACCGACCTCGCGGGCACCGCCGTGTGGTCCGACGAGGAGGTCACCGATGAGTTGATCGAGACCTTCGACCTCTACGAACTCCGCCGCGCCACCGTGCCGGTGACCGCCGCCGAAACCAAGAAATTCTTACGCCTCCGAATCAGCCAGCCCTGA
- a CDS encoding alpha/beta hydrolase, whose product MKIAVAPFVALACLGLFASMTGCASGSRQPAPARQTSYIRQDDIVYTPATWPQALEADLYLPKGAGPFPGVLLIYGGGWKPSDNRYQMKSIAKQLAARGYVVMNAAYRGAPAFTYPAPVEDLREALRWLHAHADEYRLRTDRVATFGYSAGGHLAALVGLMDGPPELRVQAIVAGGAPSDLTLYPGGDLVPAFLGGTIDQIPATFREASPINHISAGSPPVFLYHAGNDKLVPTEHAVRFEAALTAAGVSHEPVYWIKNRGHITGFLFDAGAEKAAITFLDRVLYAP is encoded by the coding sequence ATGAAAATTGCCGTCGCCCCTTTTGTCGCCCTCGCCTGCCTTGGGTTGTTCGCATCAATGACCGGCTGCGCCAGCGGCAGCCGACAACCCGCTCCGGCGCGTCAGACGAGTTATATCCGACAGGACGATATCGTTTATACGCCGGCCACTTGGCCGCAGGCATTGGAGGCCGATCTTTACTTACCCAAAGGCGCCGGGCCGTTTCCTGGCGTGCTCCTGATCTACGGCGGTGGCTGGAAACCTTCCGACAACCGCTACCAGATGAAATCCATCGCGAAACAACTCGCCGCCCGCGGCTACGTCGTGATGAACGCGGCCTATCGCGGTGCGCCCGCATTCACCTATCCCGCGCCGGTCGAGGATCTCCGCGAGGCCTTGCGCTGGTTGCATGCCCACGCCGATGAGTATCGTCTGCGGACAGACCGGGTCGCGACCTTCGGATATTCGGCCGGCGGACACCTCGCGGCATTGGTCGGCTTGATGGATGGGCCGCCCGAACTGCGGGTGCAGGCCATCGTCGCCGGAGGCGCGCCGAGCGATCTCACGCTTTATCCCGGCGGCGATCTGGTGCCCGCATTCCTCGGTGGCACGATCGACCAAATCCCCGCCACCTTTCGCGAGGCGTCACCGATCAATCATATCTCGGCCGGCTCCCCGCCCGTATTCCTCTATCACGCGGGCAACGACAAACTGGTTCCCACCGAGCACGCCGTCCGCTTCGAAGCGGCTCTCACTGCCGCCGGTGTTTCTCACGAACCCGTTTATTGGATAAAAAACCGCGGACACATCACCGGTTTCCTCTTCGACGCCGGCGCCGAGAAAGCCGCAATCACCTTCCTGGATCGCGTGCTCTACGCACCGTGA
- a CDS encoding YciI family protein, which produces MAKYLISFPAEAMQLTPADLQQASIDSHAVVAEAKAAGVWVFGGGIDESVAPVLVSGDGSVSPTIHPGSRLTGGFAVLEIATRDSALEWARRFAVACRTSQELRVFLFNPES; this is translated from the coding sequence ATGGCCAAGTATCTCATTTCGTTTCCTGCGGAAGCCATGCAGTTAACGCCCGCGGATCTTCAGCAGGCATCCATCGACTCTCACGCGGTGGTTGCCGAGGCAAAGGCGGCGGGCGTGTGGGTGTTTGGCGGTGGCATCGATGAGAGCGTCGCGCCCGTGTTGGTTTCTGGGGACGGTTCGGTCTCGCCGACGATTCACCCGGGCAGCCGGTTGACGGGTGGGTTTGCGGTGTTGGAAATTGCGACACGCGACTCAGCGCTCGAGTGGGCACGGAGGTTCGCGGTGGCTTGCCGCACGTCACAGGAATTACGCGTGTTCCTGTTCAATCCGGAGAGCTGA
- a CDS encoding transposase, which translates to MARKLRLEYPGAIYHVINRGNYRRDVFETVGAAQSFVQTLEEAVALYGWRLQAYALMSNHFHLVVETPQPNLTEGMHWLMSTTATRFNRFRQERGHLFQGRYQALPIEDARVMGHVIDYVHLNPVRAQVVEASQVGAFRWSSLARFLRGPRFAGLDPEGALNGRGWSDTPDGWSGYVEHLIALAANQEEQKRLGYEAFSTGWAIGGTDWQRTLAAEHKSMALTPGLASQEARALREAQWRELLDKKLRETGRNQTEALAAPKTAPWKLKLAQSVRTESGASVSWLTRELALGAEGTARSMMSRSRNSKIQ; encoded by the coding sequence ATGGCCAGAAAACTGAGGCTCGAATACCCCGGCGCGATCTACCACGTCATCAACCGCGGCAACTATCGCCGCGATGTCTTTGAAACTGTCGGTGCGGCGCAGTCCTTTGTGCAGACGCTGGAGGAGGCGGTAGCTTTATATGGGTGGCGGTTGCAGGCGTATGCTTTGATGAGCAATCACTTTCATTTGGTCGTGGAGACGCCGCAACCGAACCTGACCGAGGGGATGCATTGGCTGATGAGCACCACGGCAACCCGGTTTAATCGCTTCCGCCAGGAGCGCGGGCATCTTTTCCAAGGGCGTTATCAGGCCCTTCCGATTGAAGATGCGCGTGTCATGGGGCATGTGATCGATTATGTGCATCTCAATCCAGTGAGAGCCCAGGTCGTAGAAGCTTCCCAAGTCGGAGCGTTTCGCTGGAGTAGTCTGGCGCGTTTTCTCAGAGGACCGCGGTTTGCCGGACTGGACCCCGAGGGGGCTTTGAACGGGCGTGGCTGGAGCGATACGCCCGATGGGTGGTCGGGCTACGTCGAGCACTTGATCGCACTGGCGGCCAACCAAGAGGAACAAAAACGCCTTGGATATGAAGCGTTTTCCACGGGCTGGGCCATCGGCGGAACGGACTGGCAACGCACGCTGGCCGCCGAGCATAAGAGCATGGCGTTGACGCCAGGATTGGCCTCTCAGGAAGCGCGTGCTTTGCGTGAGGCACAATGGCGGGAGTTGCTCGACAAGAAACTCCGTGAGACCGGCCGCAATCAGACCGAAGCTTTGGCTGCACCCAAGACCGCCCCGTGGAAGCTTAAGCTTGCCCAGTCCGTGCGCACGGAAAGCGGCGCGTCCGTTTCCTGGCTGACGCGAGAATTGGCACTCGGTGCAGAAGGCACTGCACGCTCGATGATGAGCCGATCCAGAAATAGCAAAATACAATAA
- a CDS encoding autotransporter-associated beta strand repeat-containing protein gives MARRDSLNFGTGAVLMEASETMTVNGSTLTMGGVISSSEGGGITKAGAGTLELGGANLYNGATLVNAGTLLVNGSLASGSVVTVNSGGTLGGSGTINGATTIATGGTLAPGNSPGLLTFGSNLTLATGSTTVFQIDGTNRGTTYDAINLTTGTLTYDGAFNLVFGTTVQDGTALDFFRLSGNGSTGSFSSILASGSYSGLFTNDGGVWTLVNGAQTLTFSQTTGDLSFSSAAVPELSTYTALFGACSLGVAAWQRRRKLRAA, from the coding sequence TTGGCTCGACGCGACAGCCTTAACTTCGGCACCGGCGCCGTGTTGATGGAAGCTTCCGAGACAATGACAGTCAACGGCAGCACTCTGACCATGGGCGGTGTGATCAGCAGCAGCGAAGGCGGCGGAATCACCAAGGCCGGTGCAGGCACGCTCGAGCTCGGCGGAGCCAACCTCTACAACGGCGCCACCTTGGTCAATGCGGGCACCCTGCTCGTCAACGGCTCGCTCGCCTCCGGCAGCGTGGTGACGGTGAACTCGGGCGGAACGCTGGGCGGCTCCGGCACGATCAACGGCGCGACCACCATCGCCACCGGCGGCACGCTCGCCCCCGGTAACAGCCCCGGCCTGCTTACCTTTGGCAGCAACCTCACCCTGGCCACCGGTAGCACCACCGTCTTCCAAATCGACGGCACCAATCGCGGCACCACCTACGATGCGATCAACCTCACCACTGGCACGTTAACCTACGACGGTGCGTTCAATCTGGTCTTCGGCACGACCGTCCAGGATGGCACCGCCCTCGATTTCTTCCGCCTGTCGGGTAACGGAAGCACTGGCAGTTTTTCGTCGATTCTCGCGAGCGGCAGCTATAGCGGCCTGTTTACGAACGACGGCGGCGTGTGGACGCTCGTCAACGGAGCGCAAACGCTCACGTTCTCGCAGACCACAGGCGATCTTTCGTTTTCCAGTGCCGCCGTCCCCGAGCTCTCGACCTACACGGCACTTTTCGGCGCGTGCTCCCTCGGCGTCGCCGCGTGGCAACGCCGGCGGAAGTTGCGGGCGGCGTGA